In the genome of Raphanus sativus cultivar WK10039 chromosome 4, ASM80110v3, whole genome shotgun sequence, one region contains:
- the LOC108848737 gene encoding probable WRKY transcription factor 17: protein MTVDIMRFPKMEDQTAIQEAASQGLKSMEHMIRLLSNRPEDRNVDCSEITDFTVSKFKKVISLLNRTGHARFRRGPVQSSPSSSSSSAAAPPPPPPVSQPSPPAPVLTPGSFVQLHQQSLTLDFTKPSVFGAKTKSTEFAKESFSVSSNSSFMSSAITGDGSVSKGSSIFLAPSAPVASSGKPPLAGLPYRKRCFEHDHSQNFSGKISASGSGKCHCKKSKKNRMKRSVRVPAISAKIADIPVDEYSWRKYGQKPIKGSPHPRGYYKCSTFRGCPARKHVERALDDPTMLIVTYEGEHRHQKSAMNENISSSLVFGSGLNG from the exons ATGACCGTCGATATCATGCGTTTTCCTAAGATGGAAGATCAAACGGCTATACAGGAAGCTGCATCGCAAGGCTTAAAAAGCATGGAACACATGATCCGTCTCCTCTCTAACCGCCCTGAAGACCGTAACGTTGACTGCTCCGAGATCACCGATTTCACCGTTTCCAAATTCAAAAAAGTCATATCTCTCCTTAACCGTACCGGTCACGCCCGGTTTAGACGCGGACCGGTTCAgtcctctccttcttcttcatcctcctccgccgcagctcctcctcctcctccacccgTTTCTCAGCCTTCACCTCCGGCTCCGGTGCTAACTCCGGGGAGCTTTGTTCAGTTGCATCAGCAAAGCTTGACGCTAGATTTCACCAAACCAAGCGTGTTTGGCGCCAAAACCAAGAGCACGGAGTTTGCAAAGGAGAGCTTTAGTGTCTCCTCGAACTCTTCTTTCATGTCTTCGGCGATCACCGGCGACGGGAGTGTATCTAAGGGATCTTCGATTTTTCTTGCTCCTTCGGCGCCTGTAGCTTCCTCGGGGAAACCGCCGCTTGCTGGTCTTCCTTACAGAAAGAGATGTTTTGAGCATGACCACTCTCAGAACTTTTCCGGCAAGATCTCTGCCTCTGGCAGCGGAAAGTGTCATTGCAAGAAGAG CAAGAAAAATCGGATGAAGAGAAGCGTGAGAGTACCGGCGATAAGTGCAAAGATAGCTGATATTCCGGTGGACGAGTATTCATGGAGGAAATACGGACAAAAACCGATTAAGGGCTCACCACACCCACG GGGTTATTACAAATGTAGTACGTTTAGAGGGTGTCCAGCCAGGAAACACGTGGAACGAGCATTGGATGATCCAACGATGCTTATTGTGACTTACGAAGGGGAGCACCGTCACCAAAAGTCTGCGATGAACGAGAACATATCTTCCAGTTTGGTGTTTGGCTCGGGCTTGAATGGTTGA
- the LOC108848921 gene encoding probable sarcosine oxidase, translated as MEYSGDHRFDVIIVGAGVMGSSAAYQLAQRGHKTLLLEQFDFLHHRGSSHGESRTIRATYPEDYYYTMVSESAQLWAQAQSEIGYKVHFPTHHFDMGPKDQQSLLSVVATCRKHGLAHRVMDSKTVSEYFSGRINIPESWIGVSTDLGGVIKPTKAVSMFQTLALKNGAVLRDNTKVSNIKKDGGNEGGVIVSTVKGEKFHGKKCIVTAGAWIGKLVKTVAGIDFPVEPLETTVCYWRIKEGHEDRFAIDSEFPTFASYGAPYVYGTPSLEYPGLIKVAVHGGYLCDPDKRPWGPGVKLEELKEWIKERFGGMVDAEGPVATQLCMYSMTPDEDFVIDFLGGEFGKDVVVGGGFSGHGFKMAPAVGRILAELATDGEAGGGVEMKQFSLRRFEENPKGNAKEYPDQVILGSNL; from the coding sequence ATGGAATATTCCGGCGACCACCGATTCGACGTGATCATCGTCGGAGCAGGAGTCATGGGAAGCTCTGCAGCATACCAGCTAGCGCAAAGAGGACATAAGACTCTCCTCCTCGAGCAATTCGACTTCCTCCACCACCGTGGCTCTTCCCACGGCGAGTCACGCACCATACGCGCCACTTACCCGGAGGATTACTACTACACCATGGTATCCGAGTCAGCTCAGTTATGGGCTCAGGCCCAGTCCGAGATCGGATACAAAGTCCATTTCCCAACTCATCACTTCGACATGGGCCCTAAGGACCAGCAGAGCCTCCTCTCTGTTGTCGCCACGTGTCGTAAACACGGCTTGGCTCACAGGGTCATGGACTCCAAGACCGTGTCTGAATATTTCTCCGGGAGGATCAATATCCCGGAGAGCTGGATCGGAGTCTCGACGGACCTTGGAGGAGTTATCAAACCGACCAAAGCCGTCTCTATGTTCCAGACGCTCGCGTTAAAGAACGGCGCCGTTTTGAGGGACAACACCAAAGTGAGTAACATAAAGAAAGACGGTGGAAACGAGGGAGGGGTAATAGTCAGCACGGTGAAAGGAGAGAAGTTCCACGGTAAAAAATGTATAGTTACTGCAGGTGCATGGATAGGTAAGCTGGTGAAAACGGTGGCCGGGATAGATTTTCCGGTGGAGCCGCTTGAGACGACGGTGTGTTACTGGAGAATCAAAGAAGGCCACGAGGACAGGTTCGCGATAGACTCGGAGTTTCCTACGTTCGCGTCCTACGGAGCTCCTTACGTGTATGGAACTCCGTCTTTGGAGTATCCGGGACTGATCAAAGTTGCGGTTCACGGGGGTTACCTGTGCGATCCAGACAAGAGGCCGTGGGGACCGGGAGTGAAGCTAGAAGAGCTTAAAGAGTGGATTAAGGAGAGGTTTGGAGGGATGGTTGATGCGGAAGGGCCTGTGGCGACTCAGCTTTGTATGTATTCAATGACGCCAGATGAGGACTTTGTGATTGATTTTCTCGGTGGGGAGTTTGGGAAAGATGTGGTGGTCGGTGGCGGGTTTTCGGGTCATGGGTTTAAGATGGCGCCTGCTGTGGGGAGGATATTAGCGGAGCTGGCGACGGATGGAGAGGCTGGAGGAGGAGTTGAGATGAAGCAGTTTAGTCTGAGGAGGTTTGAGGAGAATCCTAAAGGGAATGCTAAAGAGTATCCTGACCAGGTGATACTTGGTAGTAACCTTTGA
- the LOC108855639 gene encoding serine/arginine-rich splicing factor RSZ22A: MSRVYVGNLDPRVTERELEDEFRVYGVIKSVWVARRPPGYAFLDFEDSRDARDAIRDLDGKNGWRVEESHNRGGGGGRGGRGGGDGGRGRGGSDLKCYECGEPGHFARECRSRGGSGRRRSPSPRGRSPPRYRKSPTYGERRRSYSPRARSPPPPRRRSPSPRGRNYSRSPPPYRGREEVPYTNGNGLKDVRRSRS; the protein is encoded by the exons ATGTCGCGTGTGTACGTTGGTAATTTGGATCCGCGAGTTACTGAGCGTGAGCTCGAAGATGAGTTTCGTGTCTATGGAGTCATCAAGAG TGTTTGGGTTGCAAGACGTCCACCTGGTTATGCCTTTCTTGATTTTGAAGACTCAAGGGACGCCCGTGACGCCATTCGTGATTTAGATG GCAAGAACGGATGGAGGGTAGAGGAGTCTCATAAccgaggtggtggtggaggccGTGGTGGACGTGGAGGAGGTGACGGTGGTCGTGGCCGTGGTGGTTCTGATTTGAAGTGCTATGAGTGTGGCGAGCCTGGTCACTTTGCACGTGAATGCCGCTCTCGTGGCGGATCTGGCAGGCGTCGCAGTCCTTCTCCTCGTGGTCGCAGTCCTCCTAGATACAGGAAGAGCCCTACCTATGGAGAAAGGCGCAG GAGCTATAGCCCTCGCGCGagatctcctcctcctccgaggCGTCGCAGTCCTTCTCCTCGTGGACGCAACTACAGTAGGTCACCTCCACCTTACAGAGGACGTGAGGAGGTGCCATATACTAATGG AAATGGTCTGAAAGATGTGCGCAGAAGCCGGAGCTGA